The following are from one region of the Candidatus Eisenbacteria bacterium genome:
- a CDS encoding acyl-CoA dehydrogenase — translation MQKFDGVDFLEIDGLFSDEEILVRDSVRRFVSDRVLPVIEKHNREGTFPADLIPGMAELGMLGANLQGYGAAGLNNVAYGLIMQELERGDSGIRSFVSVQGALCMYPIYTYGSDAQKEKYLPGMVKGEVIGCFGLTEADFGSNPSGMRTSARKDGNSYILNGSKMWITNGGIAHVAIVWGRLDGVIRGFLVDKGTPGYSTKDIHGKWSLRASVTSELTFQDCRVPLDNILPGVEGLKGPLGCLNQARYGIAWGGLGAAMACYHVALECSKSRIQFDRSIAGFQMVQEKLAWMIREITKGQLLAIQLGRLKDAGKVKAHQVSLGKMNNVDVGLQCARLARSILGANGITDEYQCGRHMCNLESVYTYEGTHDIHTLVLGEAVTGIPAYK, via the coding sequence ATGCAGAAGTTCGACGGAGTCGATTTCCTGGAGATCGACGGCCTCTTCAGCGACGAGGAGATTCTCGTCCGCGATTCCGTCCGGAGATTTGTCAGCGACCGGGTGCTCCCCGTCATCGAGAAGCACAATCGCGAAGGCACGTTTCCCGCGGACTTGATTCCAGGGATGGCCGAGCTGGGCATGTTGGGAGCGAATCTGCAGGGCTACGGCGCCGCCGGGCTCAACAACGTCGCGTACGGGCTCATCATGCAGGAGCTGGAGCGCGGCGACAGCGGCATTCGCTCCTTCGTCTCCGTCCAGGGCGCGCTCTGCATGTATCCGATCTACACGTACGGATCGGACGCGCAGAAGGAGAAGTATCTCCCGGGGATGGTGAAGGGAGAGGTAATCGGCTGCTTCGGGCTCACCGAGGCGGACTTCGGCTCCAATCCGTCCGGCATGCGCACGTCCGCCCGCAAAGACGGCAATTCCTACATCCTGAACGGAAGCAAGATGTGGATCACGAACGGCGGGATCGCGCACGTGGCGATCGTCTGGGGACGCCTGGACGGCGTGATTCGTGGGTTCCTCGTCGACAAGGGCACGCCCGGCTACTCCACGAAGGACATCCACGGCAAGTGGTCGCTCCGCGCCTCCGTGACCTCGGAGCTGACGTTTCAGGATTGCCGTGTCCCCCTCGACAACATCCTACCCGGCGTCGAGGGGCTGAAAGGGCCGCTAGGTTGCCTCAACCAAGCCCGATACGGGATCGCGTGGGGCGGACTTGGTGCCGCGATGGCCTGCTACCACGTGGCGCTGGAGTGCTCGAAGTCACGTATCCAGTTCGATCGCTCGATCGCGGGCTTTCAAATGGTGCAGGAGAAGCTCGCCTGGATGATTCGCGAGATCACCAAGGGACAGCTTCTCGCGATCCAGCTCGGCCGGCTCAAGGACGCCGGCAAGGTGAAGGCGCACCAGGTCTCGCTCGGGAAGATGAACAACGTGGACGTTGGCCTACAGTGCGCGCGGCTCGCGCGCTCGATCCTCGGGGCCAACGGGATTACCGACGAGTACCAGTGCGGCCGCCACATGTGCAACTTGGAGAGCGTTTACACCTACGAAGGCACCCACGACATCCACACCCTCGTGCTCGGCGAAGCCGTCACGGGGATCCCCGCGTACAAGTAG